In Brienomyrus brachyistius isolate T26 unplaced genomic scaffold, BBRACH_0.4 scaffold265, whole genome shotgun sequence, a single window of DNA contains:
- the LOC125728369 gene encoding G protein-activated inward rectifier potassium channel 4-like, with translation MAGDSRVHTDHDMEIGVNPREVKKLPKYLREPQIATDRTHLIAEPPKKPRQRYVQKDGKCNVHHGNVQETYRYLSDLFTTLVDLKWHFSFFIFTLVYVVNWLFFGLLWWLIALIRGDLVHADEEGWTPCVQNLNSFVSAFLFSIETETTIGYGYRVITEKCPEGIILLLVQAILGSIVNAMMVGCMFVKISQPKNRAETLMFSHKAVISVRDNKLCLMFRVGDLRNSHIVEASIRAKLIRSQQTKEGEFIPLNQTDINIGFDTGDDRLFLVSPLIISHEINEKSPFWEMSQAQMEKEEFEIVVILEGMVEATGMTCQARSSYLDTEVLWGYRFTPVLSLENGFYEVDYNNFHEIYETNTPSCSAKELATALREGQLLPQLSLLPPEPKNFSLSPLSTVDPTFQEDDKIEEGDRGETNGSAAALEEQA, from the exons ATGGCAGGAGACTCGCGAGTCCACACGGACCACGACATGGAGATAGGCGTGAACCCGAGGGAG GTAAAGAAACTCCCTAAGTACCTGAGAGAGCCCCAGATAGCCACCGACCGCACGCACCTGATCGCCGAGCCGCCGAAGAAGCCTCGTCAGCGCTACGTTCAGAAGGACGGCAAGTGCAACGTCCATCACGGAAACGTGCAGGAGACGTACCGCTACCTGAGTGACCTCTTCACCACCTTGGTGGATCTCAAGTGGCATTTCAGTTTCTTCATATTCACCCTGGTCTATGTGGTCAACTGGCTTTTCTTCGGCTTGCTCTGGTGGCTCATCGCGCTCATCCGGGGCGACCTGGTCCATGCAGATGAGGAGGGCTGGACCCCATGTGTGCAGAACCTCAACAGCTTCGTTTCTGCCTTCCTCTTCTCCATCGAGACGGAGACCACCATCGGCTACGGCTACCGTGTGATCACGGAGAAATGCCCGGAGGGCATCATCCTGCTGCTCGTCCAGGCCATCCTTGGCTCCATAGTCAATGCCATGATGGTGGGCTGCATGTTTGTCAAGATTTCGCAGCCCAAAAACCGGGCCGAGACCCTCATGTTCTCGCACAAGGCCGTCATCTCGGTCAGAGACAACAAGCTCTGCCTCATGTTCAGGGTCGGGGACCTACGCAACTCACACATCGTAGAGGCCTCCATCCGCGCCAAGCTCATCCGCTCACAGCAGACCAAGGAGGGCGAGTTCATACCGCTCAACCAGACGGACATCAACATCGGCTTTGACACGGGTGATGACCGCCTATTCCTGGTGTCCCCACTCATAATCTCCCATGAGATCAATGAGAAGAGCCCCTTTTGGGAGATGTCCCAGGCTCAGATGGAGAAGGAAGAGTTTGAGATCGTCGTCATTCTGGAGGGCATGGTGGAGGCCACAG GAATGACCTGCCAGGCCAGGAGCTCCTACTTGGacacggaggtgctgtggggTTACCGTTTCACGCCCGTGCTTTCCTTGGAGAACGGCTTCTACGAGGTGGACTACAACAACTTCCACGAAATCTACGAGACCAACACCCCGTCCTGCAGCGCCAAAGAGCTGGCCACGGCCCTCCGTGAAGGACAGCTGCTCCCGCAGCTCTCTCTACTCCCCCCGGAGCCCAAAAATTTCTCCCTGAGTCCACTATCCACTGTGGACCCCACTTTTCAGGAAGACGACAAGATAGAGGAGGGGGACAGAGGAGAAACCAATGGCTCTGCAGCCGCACTAGAAGAACAGGCCTGA